Proteins encoded in a region of the Microbacterium neungamense genome:
- a CDS encoding metal ABC transporter solute-binding protein, Zn/Mn family codes for MKKSAVTLAAASVAALALTGCSTSANGAAGGDAVQVVASTNVYGDLVAQIGGDRVEVTSLIASATKDPHSYEPTARDRLTVQGADLLIENGGGYDGFLEELREGSDAPVITAAEFSHDFPGAEEHGTDEHDHEEHSDGEHADAPAETDAAETDAPADTEAPAEDEHADEHGHEGHDHIEGFNEHVWFDVHTMVHVVEQIAADLTELDPEGEKEFAANAEELVAELEDLEAELDTLHGQHEGTPVFLTEPLAGYLAASAGLENATPEGFDEAVEEGSDVAPATLLDALAVVEGGQVAAVLTNAQTGGAETERVEAAAEKAGIPVVAFTELLEPEQSYAEWMRAAIDDLAAALSQ; via the coding sequence ATGAAGAAGTCTGCCGTCACCCTCGCCGCCGCATCCGTCGCCGCTCTCGCGCTCACGGGGTGCTCCACGTCGGCGAACGGGGCGGCCGGCGGCGATGCCGTCCAGGTCGTCGCCTCCACCAACGTGTACGGCGACCTCGTCGCACAGATCGGCGGCGACCGGGTCGAGGTCACCTCGCTGATCGCCTCGGCGACGAAGGATCCGCACTCCTACGAGCCGACCGCCCGCGACCGCCTCACCGTGCAGGGCGCGGACCTCCTCATCGAGAACGGCGGCGGCTACGACGGCTTCCTCGAGGAGCTGCGCGAGGGGTCGGATGCCCCGGTCATCACCGCGGCCGAGTTCTCCCACGACTTCCCCGGCGCGGAGGAGCACGGCACCGACGAGCACGACCACGAGGAGCACAGCGACGGCGAGCACGCCGACGCCCCAGCCGAAACCGACGCCGCCGAAACGGACGCCCCGGCGGACACCGAAGCGCCGGCCGAGGACGAGCACGCCGACGAGCACGGCCACGAGGGCCACGACCACATCGAGGGCTTCAACGAGCACGTCTGGTTCGACGTGCACACCATGGTCCACGTCGTGGAGCAGATCGCCGCGGACCTGACCGAGCTCGACCCGGAGGGTGAGAAGGAGTTCGCCGCCAACGCGGAGGAGCTCGTCGCCGAGCTGGAGGACCTCGAGGCCGAGCTCGACACCCTGCACGGACAGCACGAAGGCACGCCGGTGTTCCTCACCGAGCCGCTGGCCGGCTACCTGGCCGCGTCCGCCGGGCTCGAGAACGCCACCCCCGAGGGCTTCGACGAGGCGGTCGAGGAGGGCAGCGACGTCGCCCCGGCCACGCTGCTCGACGCCCTCGCCGTCGTCGAGGGCGGGCAGGTGGCCGCCGTGCTGACCAACGCCCAGACCGGTGGCGCCGAGACCGAGCGGGTCGAGGCGGCCGCCGAGAAGGCCGGCATCCCCGTCGTCGCGTTCACGGAACTGCTCGAGCCCGAACAGTCGTACGCTGAGTGGATGCGCGCCGCGATCGACGACCTCGCCGCCGCGCTCTCCCAGTGA
- a CDS encoding phage holin family protein, with protein sequence MRFVIRVVVNAFALWVVSLIPALQVVITPFPPGEDLQLVLTLLAVGAIFALVNTVVGTVIRIVAFPLYILTFGLIALLVNGILLWLTAWITSGFGWGLTLGNFWWAVVAALLIAIINAVFGFLLRPQKRSRD encoded by the coding sequence ATGCGATTCGTCATCCGTGTCGTCGTGAACGCCTTCGCCCTGTGGGTGGTGTCCCTGATCCCCGCCCTGCAGGTGGTGATCACGCCCTTCCCGCCCGGCGAGGACCTGCAGCTCGTGCTCACGCTGCTGGCCGTCGGCGCGATCTTCGCGCTCGTGAACACCGTGGTCGGCACGGTGATCCGGATCGTCGCGTTCCCGCTCTACATCCTCACGTTCGGCCTGATCGCGCTGCTCGTGAACGGCATCCTGCTCTGGCTGACCGCGTGGATCACCTCCGGGTTCGGCTGGGGGCTGACGCTCGGCAACTTCTGGTGGGCCGTGGTCGCGGCGCTGCTGATCGCGATCATCAACGCCGTGTTCGGCTTCCTACTGCGGCCGCAGAAGCGCTCGCGCGACTGA
- a CDS encoding histidinol-phosphate transaminase: MTEPILPRIRPEIAALPPYRQGRQAGPNAFKLSSNENPFDPLPSVQEALAHTTPVNRYPDASAAALRARLGEKYGVDTDAVHVAAGSVSILHQLVLGTASVGDEVVYAWRSFEAYPSLPLVAGATGVQVPLTTGARHDLDAMADAVTNRTRAVIVCTPNNPTGPIVTSAEFASFVDRVPADCLIILDEAYAEFVTDPEAVDGLRERLFEKHPNVVVLRTFSKAYGLAGLRIGYAIGHPRVLDAARTTGIPLSVTSAAERAAIASLDAEDELGERIAEIVARRTVLRDGLRAQGWDVPDAQGNFVWLPTGADTDHVAAAFDAADLIVRPFSGDGIRISVGEHESVGKVLQVAESVVRTLQR; the protein is encoded by the coding sequence GTGACCGAGCCGATCCTGCCCCGCATCCGCCCGGAGATCGCCGCCCTGCCGCCGTACCGTCAGGGTCGCCAGGCCGGGCCGAACGCCTTCAAGCTCTCCAGCAACGAGAACCCGTTCGACCCGCTGCCGTCCGTCCAGGAGGCGCTCGCGCACACCACTCCGGTGAACCGCTACCCCGACGCGTCGGCCGCCGCGCTGCGCGCCCGCCTGGGTGAGAAGTACGGCGTCGACACGGATGCCGTGCACGTCGCCGCCGGTTCGGTCTCGATCCTGCACCAGCTCGTCCTCGGCACGGCGAGCGTCGGCGACGAGGTCGTCTACGCGTGGCGCTCCTTCGAGGCATATCCGAGCCTGCCGCTGGTCGCCGGCGCCACCGGGGTGCAGGTCCCGCTCACCACGGGCGCTCGCCACGACCTCGACGCGATGGCGGATGCCGTCACCAACCGCACCCGCGCCGTCATCGTCTGCACCCCGAACAACCCGACCGGCCCGATCGTCACCAGCGCCGAGTTCGCGTCCTTCGTCGACCGCGTCCCCGCCGACTGCCTGATCATTCTCGATGAGGCATATGCCGAGTTCGTCACCGACCCCGAGGCGGTCGACGGCCTCCGTGAGCGCCTGTTCGAGAAGCATCCGAACGTCGTGGTGCTGCGCACCTTCTCCAAGGCCTACGGGCTCGCCGGACTCCGGATCGGCTACGCGATCGGGCATCCGCGCGTCCTGGACGCCGCCCGCACCACCGGCATCCCGCTGTCGGTGACCAGCGCCGCCGAGCGCGCCGCGATCGCGAGCCTCGACGCCGAGGACGAGCTGGGCGAGCGCATCGCCGAGATCGTCGCCCGGCGCACCGTGCTGCGGGACGGCCTTCGCGCGCAGGGCTGGGACGTCCCGGACGCGCAGGGCAACTTCGTGTGGCTGCCGACCGGCGCCGACACCGACCACGTCGCGGCCGCGTTCGACGCCGCCGACCTGATCGTGCGCCCGTTCTCCGGCGACGGCATCCGCATATCCGTCGGCGAGCATGAATCCGTGGGCAAGGTCCTACAGGTCGCGGAATCCGTTGTGCGGACTCTCCAGCGTTGA
- a CDS encoding IS110 family transposase: protein MTTIAREEQQDQVMIVAGIDTHGDSHTAAVIDTTGRLLGSAQFPANRSGYAALLSWACAFGVLVIAGIEGTGAYGAGLARHLRAAGVELREVDRPDRKSRRFAGKSDPLDAEAAARAALAGTRSGIPKDRAGKVEALRNLRIARRSAVTQRADCQRRMKAIIVTAPDALRERLRGLSDRELIEVCAAARPDTTRADEPEQASKIALRALARRHQSLTAEIAELDALIDPLVADINPRLLALNGVGADVAGQLLVTAGENPGRLRSEAAFAMLCGVAPIPASSGKTHRHRLNRGGDRHANAALYRIVLCRLRWDPRTRAYAARRTTEGLSKKDIIRCLKRLIAREIYTALTT, encoded by the coding sequence ATGACCACCATCGCACGAGAAGAGCAGCAGGACCAGGTCATGATCGTGGCGGGTATCGACACGCATGGCGATTCCCACACCGCGGCGGTCATCGACACCACCGGCCGGCTGCTCGGGAGCGCGCAGTTCCCCGCGAATCGTTCCGGTTATGCCGCGTTGCTGAGTTGGGCGTGTGCGTTCGGTGTGCTCGTGATCGCGGGGATCGAGGGCACCGGCGCATACGGTGCCGGTCTTGCCCGTCACCTGCGCGCTGCGGGTGTCGAGCTGCGGGAAGTGGACCGACCGGACCGGAAGTCGCGGCGCTTTGCCGGTAAGTCCGACCCGCTGGACGCGGAAGCTGCCGCCCGGGCAGCGTTGGCAGGCACACGATCGGGGATCCCGAAGGACCGAGCAGGGAAGGTGGAAGCGCTCCGCAATCTGCGGATCGCCAGGCGCAGCGCCGTGACCCAGCGCGCCGACTGTCAACGCCGGATGAAGGCGATCATCGTCACCGCACCCGACGCGCTCCGCGAACGGTTGCGGGGGCTGTCAGACCGGGAGCTGATCGAGGTATGTGCCGCTGCACGTCCCGACACCACACGCGCCGACGAACCCGAGCAGGCATCGAAGATCGCGCTGCGCGCTCTCGCACGCCGCCACCAGTCGCTGACCGCCGAGATCGCCGAACTCGACGCACTCATCGACCCTCTCGTCGCGGACATCAACCCGCGGCTGCTCGCCCTCAACGGGGTCGGCGCCGATGTCGCCGGGCAACTGCTCGTCACCGCTGGCGAGAACCCCGGCCGGCTCCGTTCCGAAGCCGCATTCGCGATGCTCTGCGGCGTCGCGCCCATCCCCGCCTCATCAGGCAAAACCCACCGACACCGCCTCAACCGCGGCGGCGACCGCCACGCGAACGCCGCGCTCTACCGCATCGTGCTCTGCCGGCTCCGCTGGGATCCCAGAACCCGCGCTTACGCCGCCCGACGCACCACCGAGGGCCTCTCGAAGAAGGACATCATCCGCTGCCTCAAACGCCTCATCGCCCGCGAGATCTACACCGCCCTCACCACTTGA
- a CDS encoding metal ABC transporter ATP-binding protein: MSGRPVLEIRGAALHRGDRELWSGLDLDVHPGEFLAVLGPSGSGKTTLLRSILGLQPLSGGSIRVGGAPVHRGNPRIGYIPQQRPLPADTAMRARDLVALGVNGTRFGLPIPRRGDRARVDALLAGVGAAHYAERRVGLLSGGEQQRLRVGQALAGDPALLLCDEPLSNLDLANQRGVTGIIDRQRRERDAAVLFVTHDINPILDRVDRILYIAGGRFVLGTPDEVLQSHVLTDLYGTPVFVLRAGGRLVVVGIPDADTHHEHEGAEA; the protein is encoded by the coding sequence GTGTCGGGGCGTCCCGTCCTGGAGATCCGTGGCGCGGCCCTCCACCGCGGCGACCGCGAGCTCTGGTCGGGCCTGGACCTCGACGTGCATCCGGGCGAGTTCCTCGCCGTGCTCGGTCCCTCCGGCTCCGGGAAGACCACGCTGCTGCGCAGCATCCTGGGCCTGCAGCCGCTCTCCGGGGGCAGCATCCGCGTCGGCGGCGCCCCGGTCCACCGCGGCAACCCGCGCATCGGCTACATCCCGCAGCAGCGTCCGCTGCCGGCCGATACCGCCATGCGCGCCCGCGACCTGGTCGCGCTCGGCGTGAACGGCACCCGGTTCGGGCTGCCGATCCCGCGCCGCGGTGACCGCGCGCGCGTGGACGCCCTGCTGGCGGGCGTCGGCGCCGCGCACTACGCGGAACGGCGGGTCGGCCTGCTCTCCGGCGGCGAGCAGCAGCGGCTCCGCGTCGGCCAGGCCCTCGCCGGCGACCCGGCGCTGCTGCTCTGCGACGAGCCGCTGTCGAACCTCGACCTCGCCAACCAGCGCGGCGTGACCGGCATCATCGACCGGCAGCGGCGCGAGCGCGACGCGGCGGTGCTGTTCGTCACGCACGACATCAACCCGATCCTCGACCGCGTCGACCGCATCCTCTACATCGCCGGCGGCCGGTTCGTGCTCGGCACGCCCGACGAGGTGCTGCAGAGCCACGTGCTCACCGACCTGTACGGCACCCCGGTGTTCGTGCTGCGCGCCGGCGGCCGGCTGGTCGTCGTCGGCATCCCCGACGCCGACACCCACCACGAGCACGAGGGGGCCGAGGCGTGA
- a CDS encoding thiamine pyrophosphate-dependent enzyme, with protein sequence MSSLDTPLVRVLEADGSLVRSAEAEQYQPLIDALTDAELERFYRDMVAIRAIDTQATNLQRQGQLALWPPSRGQEAAQVGSAHAARRQDTIFPSYREHAVTRIRGVDPVDIIKLMRGVSHGGWNPLDPKNGNTRIYTLVLGSQTLHAAGFAMGLAFDGRCGTGDPERDAAVVVYYGDGASSQGDVHEAMVFAASYDAPVLFFLQNNHWAISVPVETQSKVPLVQRSAGYGIPSVRVDGNDVLASYAVSRALLDEARAGSGPRAIEAVTYRMGAHTTSDDPTKYRRAEEEQFWAERDPIARMRAFLEARGAAASVFADAEAEAAEAAEDLRARTVALPGPPREMVFQNIYSEPHPLVEEQRAWFEKYEASFEGGAE encoded by the coding sequence GTGAGCTCCCTCGACACCCCCCTCGTGCGCGTGCTGGAGGCGGACGGCAGCCTCGTCCGATCCGCGGAAGCCGAGCAGTACCAGCCGCTGATCGACGCGCTGACGGATGCCGAGCTCGAGCGGTTCTATCGCGACATGGTCGCGATCCGCGCGATCGACACCCAGGCGACCAACCTGCAGCGGCAGGGGCAGCTCGCGCTGTGGCCACCGAGCCGCGGGCAGGAGGCCGCCCAGGTCGGCTCCGCACACGCCGCCCGCCGGCAGGACACGATCTTCCCGTCCTACCGGGAGCACGCGGTCACCCGCATCCGTGGCGTCGACCCGGTCGACATCATCAAGCTGATGCGCGGGGTGTCGCACGGCGGCTGGAACCCGCTCGACCCGAAGAACGGCAACACCCGCATCTACACCCTCGTGCTCGGCTCGCAGACCCTGCACGCGGCGGGCTTCGCGATGGGCCTCGCCTTCGACGGGCGCTGCGGCACCGGCGACCCCGAGCGCGACGCGGCCGTGGTGGTCTACTACGGGGACGGCGCGTCCAGCCAGGGCGACGTGCACGAGGCGATGGTGTTCGCGGCGAGCTACGACGCCCCCGTGCTGTTCTTCCTGCAGAACAACCACTGGGCGATCTCCGTCCCGGTGGAGACGCAGTCGAAGGTGCCGCTCGTGCAGCGCAGCGCCGGCTACGGCATCCCGAGCGTCCGCGTCGACGGCAACGACGTGCTCGCCAGCTACGCCGTCTCCCGCGCCCTGCTCGACGAGGCGCGCGCCGGCAGCGGACCGCGGGCGATCGAGGCGGTCACCTACCGGATGGGCGCGCACACCACGAGCGACGACCCGACCAAGTACCGCCGCGCCGAGGAGGAGCAGTTCTGGGCCGAGCGCGACCCGATCGCGCGGATGCGGGCCTTCCTCGAGGCGCGCGGCGCCGCGGCATCCGTCTTCGCCGACGCGGAAGCCGAGGCCGCCGAGGCCGCGGAGGACCTCCGCGCCCGCACCGTCGCCCTTCCCGGTCCGCCGCGGGAGATGGTGTTCCAGAACATCTACAGCGAACCGCATCCGCTCGTCGAGGAGCAGCGCGCCTGGTTCGAGAAGTACGAGGCCTCGTTCGAAGGAGGCGCGGAGTGA
- a CDS encoding DivIVA domain-containing protein: protein MSETHESDDAQNGDFFDQLLTTAPKEHSSFTQAFRGYDKAEVDAAIATLRDQLRRVTADLASVEERHRAELDRVRAESETELQTLRADSEERVARLEEELAAARAQAEDAAQQVSTLASELAEGTRGASGDEPQSRAQFEAVLRVAEEQASVLIHNAATQAERLLQAAREEAEAKRAELDADVARITAQAQHDADQVRLKIETEYTAHQARIEREAAHAAEKVAQAEQEAATIRTEAEKGAAALRAMVTRETTDLRAAAEREVREMNARVLEFEETLTRRQDDAQQEFLVLHNQAVAHAERITADANEQVQASLEHAQRISAKAEDYERLMRSQAQAIEADAQVKAREILDRARVKAQKIVETVTAHATGVLRDAEDRTRQLRWQQQQLTSFMAEVRELIRPEGVLLGASGTDDAAPSAEETDAPASEAAAEPDGVLEPTP from the coding sequence GTGAGCGAGACGCACGAGTCCGATGACGCCCAGAACGGCGACTTCTTCGATCAGCTGCTGACGACGGCGCCCAAGGAGCACTCCTCGTTCACGCAGGCGTTCCGCGGGTACGACAAGGCGGAGGTGGATGCCGCGATCGCCACGCTCCGCGACCAGCTGCGCCGGGTGACCGCCGATCTGGCATCCGTGGAGGAGCGGCACCGCGCCGAGCTGGACCGGGTGCGCGCCGAGTCCGAGACCGAGTTGCAGACGCTCCGGGCCGACAGCGAGGAGCGCGTCGCCCGGCTCGAGGAGGAGCTCGCTGCGGCGAGGGCGCAGGCCGAGGATGCCGCGCAGCAGGTGAGCACCCTGGCATCCGAACTGGCCGAGGGCACGCGTGGCGCGAGCGGTGACGAGCCGCAGAGCCGGGCCCAGTTCGAGGCCGTGCTGCGCGTCGCAGAAGAACAGGCCAGCGTGCTCATCCACAACGCCGCCACCCAGGCCGAGCGGCTGCTGCAGGCCGCCCGCGAGGAGGCCGAGGCCAAGCGCGCCGAGCTGGATGCGGACGTCGCGCGCATCACCGCGCAGGCCCAGCACGACGCCGACCAGGTGCGCCTGAAGATCGAGACGGAGTACACCGCCCATCAGGCGCGCATCGAGCGCGAGGCGGCGCACGCCGCCGAGAAGGTGGCGCAGGCCGAGCAGGAGGCGGCGACGATCCGCACCGAGGCCGAGAAGGGCGCCGCCGCGCTGCGCGCGATGGTCACGCGCGAGACCACCGACCTGCGCGCCGCCGCCGAGCGCGAGGTGCGCGAGATGAACGCCCGCGTGCTCGAGTTCGAGGAGACGCTGACCCGCCGGCAGGACGACGCGCAGCAGGAGTTCCTGGTGCTGCACAACCAGGCCGTCGCGCACGCCGAGCGGATCACCGCGGACGCCAACGAGCAGGTGCAGGCCTCCCTCGAGCACGCCCAGCGGATCTCCGCGAAGGCGGAGGACTACGAGCGGCTGATGCGCTCGCAGGCGCAGGCGATCGAGGCGGACGCCCAGGTGAAGGCGCGCGAGATCCTCGACCGCGCCCGGGTCAAGGCGCAGAAGATCGTCGAGACGGTCACCGCGCACGCGACCGGCGTGCTGCGCGATGCGGAGGACCGCACCCGTCAGCTGCGCTGGCAGCAGCAGCAGCTCACCAGCTTCATGGCCGAGGTGCGCGAGCTCATCCGCCCGGAGGGTGTGCTGCTCGGGGCATCGGGGACGGATGATGCCGCGCCGTCGGCCGAGGAAACGGATGCCCCGGCATCCGAGGCGGCCGCGGAGCCCGACGGGGTCCTGGAACCGACGCCCTGA
- a CDS encoding alpha-ketoacid dehydrogenase subunit beta: MPFSKALNAGLRKALEDDPRVLLMGEDIGKLGGVFRVTEHLQRDFGERRVLDTPLAESGIVGTAIGLAMAGFRPVCEIQFDGFVFPAFDQITSQLAKLTYRHEGALSMPIVIRIPYGGHIGAVEHHQESPEAYFTHTPGLRVVSPSTPNDAYWMIQEAIASNDPVVFMEPKSRYWPKGEVDLAAPAVPLHASRIVRRGTDVTLVGHGAMVTTLLQAAAIAEGEGVSCEVVDLRSLSPVDYGPILDSVRSTGRMVYAQEAPGFTSLGSEIAATVMERAFYVLEAPVLRVSGFDTPFPPAKLEGSYLPDADRILEAVDRSLAY; this comes from the coding sequence ATGCCCTTCTCCAAGGCACTCAACGCAGGGCTGCGCAAAGCCCTCGAGGACGACCCGCGCGTGCTGCTGATGGGCGAGGACATCGGCAAGCTCGGCGGCGTGTTCCGCGTCACCGAACACCTGCAGCGCGACTTCGGCGAACGCCGCGTGCTGGACACGCCGCTCGCGGAGTCCGGCATCGTGGGCACCGCGATCGGGCTCGCGATGGCCGGGTTCCGCCCGGTGTGCGAGATCCAGTTCGACGGGTTCGTGTTCCCGGCGTTCGATCAGATCACGTCGCAGCTGGCCAAGCTGACCTACCGTCACGAGGGCGCGCTGTCGATGCCGATCGTGATCCGGATCCCGTACGGCGGTCACATCGGCGCCGTCGAGCACCACCAGGAGAGCCCGGAGGCGTACTTCACGCACACCCCGGGGCTGCGGGTGGTGTCGCCGTCCACGCCGAACGACGCGTACTGGATGATCCAGGAGGCCATCGCGTCGAACGACCCGGTCGTCTTCATGGAGCCGAAGAGCCGGTACTGGCCCAAGGGCGAGGTCGACCTCGCCGCGCCGGCCGTGCCGCTGCACGCCTCCCGCATCGTCCGCCGCGGCACCGACGTCACCCTCGTCGGCCACGGCGCGATGGTCACCACCCTGCTGCAGGCCGCCGCGATCGCCGAGGGCGAGGGCGTCAGCTGCGAGGTGGTCGATCTGCGCTCGCTGTCGCCCGTGGACTACGGGCCCATCCTCGACTCGGTGCGATCCACGGGGCGGATGGTGTACGCGCAGGAGGCCCCCGGATTCACCAGCCTGGGCAGCGAGATCGCGGCCACCGTCATGGAGCGCGCGTTCTACGTCCTCGAGGCGCCGGTGCTGCGCGTCTCCGGATTCGACACGCCGTTCCCGCCCGCCAAGCTCGAGGGCTCGTACCTCCCTGATGCCGACCGCATCCTCGAGGCCGTGGATCGCTCCCTCGCCTACTGA
- a CDS encoding low molecular weight protein-tyrosine-phosphatase — protein MGGVTSPAPFRVIFVCTGNICRSPMAEVVLRALAESQGLGSRIEARSAGTGDWHLGERADERTLEALGRRGYDGSAHRAKQFTAASFAENDLVIALDRTHERILRTWARSEDDEAKIALLRSFDPHASSMDVPDPYYAGPAMFDSVLGMIELATRGLFRQLEPAVRVPHPTSRAMRGPEPEDLS, from the coding sequence ATGGGAGGCGTGACGTCGCCAGCGCCCTTCCGCGTCATCTTCGTCTGCACGGGGAACATCTGCCGCTCCCCCATGGCGGAGGTCGTGCTGCGCGCGCTCGCGGAGTCGCAGGGACTCGGCTCCCGCATCGAAGCGCGCAGCGCCGGAACCGGCGACTGGCACCTCGGCGAGCGCGCCGACGAGCGCACCCTCGAGGCGCTCGGCCGCCGCGGCTACGACGGGTCCGCACATCGGGCGAAGCAGTTCACCGCGGCATCCTTCGCCGAGAACGACCTCGTGATCGCGCTCGACCGCACGCACGAGCGCATCCTCCGCACCTGGGCGCGGTCCGAGGACGACGAGGCGAAGATCGCGCTGCTGCGCTCCTTCGACCCGCACGCCTCGAGCATGGACGTGCCGGATCCGTACTACGCCGGGCCCGCGATGTTCGATTCCGTGCTCGGTATGATTGAGCTCGCGACCCGCGGGCTGTTCCGCCAGCTCGAACCGGCTGTGCGGGTGCCCCACCCGACGTCCCGCGCGATGCGGGGCCCCGAGCCGGAGGACCTCTCCTGA
- a CDS encoding dihydrolipoamide acetyltransferase family protein — protein sequence MSTQTFTLPDVGEGLTEAEIVSWKVSPGDTVAINDVICEIETAKSLVELPSPHAGTVGELLVSEGTTVEVGAPIITIVTADAAEAPRAAASEAPAAPAAKDAGSGSVLVGYGTGGDVTSRRKRPAERPVRSSVGVIAKPPIRKLARDLGVDLASVTPTGADGEVTREDVVKHASQASVFRNIETPDWGDVREETVPAPQAKPVGVARGIQPGSDPSRTEAIPVKGVRKASANAMVQSAYTAPHVTVWKEVDATRTMELVKRLKASPDFADIKVSPLLIMARAVIWAVRRTPMVNAAWIETEDGAEIAVRHYVNLGIAAATPRGLIVPNIKDAQNLGMRDLARALNRLTLTAREGKTTPADQQGGTITITNIGVFGMDAGTPIINPGEAGIVAMGTISQRPWVVDGEVRPRWVTTVAGSFDHRVIDGDGMSRFIADVAAVLEEPALLVD from the coding sequence ATGAGCACCCAGACGTTCACCCTCCCCGACGTCGGCGAAGGTCTCACCGAGGCCGAGATCGTCTCCTGGAAGGTCTCCCCGGGCGACACCGTCGCGATCAACGACGTCATCTGCGAGATCGAGACCGCGAAGTCCCTGGTCGAGCTGCCCTCGCCGCACGCCGGCACGGTCGGGGAGCTCCTCGTCAGCGAGGGCACCACCGTCGAGGTCGGCGCGCCGATCATCACCATCGTGACGGCGGATGCCGCGGAGGCGCCGCGCGCCGCCGCATCCGAAGCGCCCGCGGCGCCCGCGGCGAAGGACGCCGGCAGCGGCTCGGTCCTCGTCGGCTACGGCACCGGCGGCGACGTCACCTCCCGACGCAAGCGCCCCGCCGAGCGGCCGGTGCGCTCCTCGGTCGGGGTGATCGCGAAGCCCCCGATCCGCAAGCTCGCCCGCGACCTCGGCGTGGACCTGGCATCCGTCACCCCGACCGGAGCCGACGGCGAGGTGACCCGCGAGGACGTCGTCAAGCACGCCTCTCAGGCGAGCGTGTTCCGCAACATCGAAACCCCGGACTGGGGCGACGTGCGCGAGGAGACCGTCCCCGCGCCGCAGGCGAAGCCGGTGGGCGTCGCGCGCGGCATCCAGCCCGGCTCCGACCCGTCCCGCACCGAGGCCATCCCGGTGAAGGGCGTGCGCAAGGCCAGCGCGAACGCGATGGTGCAGAGCGCCTACACCGCCCCGCACGTGACCGTGTGGAAGGAGGTCGACGCCACCCGCACGATGGAGCTCGTGAAGCGCCTCAAGGCCTCGCCCGACTTCGCCGACATCAAGGTCTCGCCGCTGCTGATCATGGCCCGCGCCGTGATCTGGGCCGTCCGTCGCACGCCGATGGTGAACGCCGCGTGGATCGAGACCGAGGACGGCGCCGAGATCGCCGTGCGCCACTACGTGAACCTCGGCATCGCGGCCGCCACCCCGCGCGGCCTCATCGTGCCGAACATCAAGGACGCGCAGAACCTCGGCATGCGCGATCTCGCCCGCGCCCTGAACCGCCTGACGCTCACCGCCCGCGAGGGCAAGACCACGCCGGCGGATCAGCAGGGCGGCACGATCACGATCACGAACATCGGCGTGTTCGGGATGGATGCCGGGACGCCGATCATCAACCCGGGCGAGGCCGGCATCGTGGCGATGGGCACCATCAGCCAGCGCCCGTGGGTCGTCGACGGGGAGGTGCGTCCGCGCTGGGTGACCACGGTCGCCGGGTCCTTCGACCACCGTGTGATCGACGGAGACGGCATGAGCCGCTTCATCGCCGACGTCGCCGCCGTGCTCGAGGAACCCGCGCTGCTCGTCGACTGA
- a CDS encoding metal ABC transporter permease yields MTPLVDWSDVFSFQDYGALLALLANSLIAGAVLGVVGGLVGVFVMQRDLAFAVHGVSELSFAGAAAALLFGGSVVAGSLGGALVAAILIGVLGAKARDRNSVVGVLMPFGLGLGILFLSLYEGRSANRFGLLTGQIVSVSSPDLGWLIGISVAVLAGLLLMWHPLRFDSLDPESAAARGVPTRVVSLAFMVILGLIVAVSVHIIGALLVMALLVTPAAAAMRVSAGPVAVPLLAALFGFVSAVGGILLALAGTLPVSPYITTISFLIYGGCWLVQRGRQRVRRG; encoded by the coding sequence GTGACCCCGCTCGTGGACTGGAGCGACGTGTTCTCCTTCCAGGACTACGGCGCGCTCCTGGCGCTCCTGGCGAACTCGCTCATCGCCGGTGCCGTCCTCGGCGTGGTCGGCGGCCTGGTCGGCGTGTTCGTCATGCAGCGCGACCTGGCCTTCGCGGTGCACGGGGTCAGCGAGCTGTCCTTCGCGGGCGCCGCGGCAGCCCTGCTGTTCGGCGGCAGCGTCGTGGCCGGCTCCCTCGGCGGCGCGCTCGTCGCCGCGATCCTCATCGGCGTGCTCGGCGCCAAGGCCCGCGACCGCAACTCGGTCGTCGGGGTTTTGATGCCGTTCGGTCTGGGTCTGGGCATCCTGTTCCTGTCGCTGTACGAGGGGCGCAGTGCGAACCGCTTCGGCCTGCTCACCGGCCAGATCGTGTCGGTGTCCAGCCCCGACCTCGGCTGGCTGATCGGCATCAGCGTGGCCGTGCTGGCCGGGCTGCTGCTGATGTGGCATCCGCTCCGCTTCGACTCGCTGGATCCGGAGTCCGCGGCCGCCCGCGGCGTGCCGACCCGCGTGGTCAGCCTGGCGTTCATGGTGATCCTCGGCCTGATCGTCGCGGTCAGCGTGCACATCATCGGCGCGCTGCTCGTGATGGCGCTGCTGGTCACTCCGGCGGCCGCCGCGATGCGCGTGAGTGCCGGCCCGGTCGCGGTGCCGCTGCTGGCCGCGCTGTTCGGGTTCGTCTCCGCCGTCGGCGGCATCCTGCTGGCGCTTGCGGGCACCCTGCCGGTGAGCCCCTACATCACCACGATCTCCTTCCTCATCTACGGCGGATGCTGGCTGGTGCAGCGGGGACGCCAACGCGTCCGTCGCGGCTGA